In Balaenoptera musculus isolate JJ_BM4_2016_0621 chromosome 19, mBalMus1.pri.v3, whole genome shotgun sequence, one genomic interval encodes:
- the ESRP2 gene encoding epithelial splicing regulatory protein 2 isoform X1 has translation MTPPPPQPPPSGTNPAADSAADPRPGPGPLVVLFGATAGALGPDLGSDETDLILLVWQVVEPRSRQVGTLHKSLVRAEAAALSPQCREASGLSADSLARAEPLDKVLQQFSQLVSGDVALLGGGPYMLCTDGQQLLRQVLHPEASRKNLVLPDTFFSFYDLRREFHVQHPSSRPARDLTVATMAQDLGLETDATEDDFGVWEVKTMVAVILHLLDGPSGQLFSKPEVVKQKYETGPCSKADVVDSETVVRARGLPWQSSDQDVARFFKGLNIARGGVALCLNAQGRRNGEALIRFVDSEQRDLALQRHKHHMGVRYIEVYKATGEEFVKIAGGTSLEVARFLSREDQVILRLRGLPFSAGPADVLGFLGPECPVTGGAEGLLFVRHPDGRPTGDAFALFACEELAQAALRRHKGTLGKRYIELFRSTAAEVQQVLNRYASSPLLPTLTAPLLPIPFPLAAGTGRDCVRLRGLPYTATIEDILSFLGEAAADIRPHGVHMVLNQQGRPSGDAFIQMTSAERALAAAQRCHKKAMKERYVEVVPCSTEEMSHVLMGGTLGRSGMSPPPCKLPCLSPPTYATFQATPTLIPTETAALYPSSALLPAARVPAAPTPVAYYPGPATQLYMNYTAYYPSPPVSPTTVGYLTTPPAALASAPTSVLSQPGALVRMQGVPYTAGMKDLLSVFQAYQLAPDDYTSLMPVGDPPRTVLQAPKEWVCL, from the exons ATGACTCCGCCGCCACCCCAGCCACCGCCCTCAGGCACGAACCCCGCCGCAGACTCCGCTGCCGACCCCCGTCCCGGGCCTGGACCCCTGGTCGTACTGTTCGGGGCCACGGCGGGTGCGCTGGGGCCGGACCTGGGCTCCGACGAGACCGACTTAATCCTCCTAGTCTGGCAAGTGGTGGAGCCGCGGAGCCGCCAG GTGGGGACATTGCATAAGTCACTGGTGCGCGCCGAGGCGGCCGCACTGAGCCCGCAGTGCCGCGAGGCGAGCGGCCTGAGCGCCGACAGCCTGGCGCGGGCCGAGCCGCTGGACAAGGTGCTGCAGCAG TTCTCACAGCTGGTGAGCGGGGATGTGGCTTTGCTGGGCGGGGGCCCCTACATGCTCTGCACTGATGGGCAGCAGCTGCTGCGACAGGTCCTGCACCCTGAGGCCTCCAGGAAG AACCTGGTGCTCCCCGACACCTTCTTCTCCTTCTACGACCTCCGCAGAGAGTTCCACGTGCAGCACCCGAGCAGCCGCCCTGCCAGGGACCTCACTGTGGCCACCATGGCACAGG ACTTGGGGCTGGAGACAGATGCCACAGAGGACGATTTTGGGGTGTGGGAAGTGAAGACAATGGTAGCTGTCATCCTCCACCTGCTTGATGGACCCAGTG GTCAACTGTTTTCGAAGCCCGAAGTGGTAAAGCAGAAATATGAGACAGGGCCTTG CAGCAAGGCTGACGTGGTGGACAGCGAGACTGTGGTTCGGGCTCGCGGGCTGCCCTGGCAGTCATCAGACCAGGACGTGGCTAGATTCTTCAAAGGGCTCAATATTGCCAG GGGTGGTGTAGCGCTGTGCCTCAATGCCCAGGGCCGCAGAAATGGTGAGGCCCTCATCCGTTTTGTGGACAGCGAGCAGCGGGACCTAGCACTGCAGAGACACAAGCACCACATGGGTGTCCGCTATATCGAG GTATATAAAGCAACAGGAGAGGAGTTTGTAAAGATCGCAGGGG GCACTTCACTAGAGGTGGCTCGTTTCCTGTCACGGGAAGACCAAGTGATCCTGCGGCTGCGGGGACTGCCCTTCTCGGCTGGGCCAGCAGATGTGCTAGGCTTCCTGGGGCCAGAGTGCCCAGTGACTGGGGGTGCCGAAGGGCTGCTCTTTGTGCGCCACCCTGACGGCCGGCCCACTGGTGATGCCTTTGCCCTCTTCGCCTGTGAGGAGCTGGCACAGGCTGCATTACGCAGGCATAAGGGCACGCTGGGTAAGCGATACATTGAACTCTTCCGGAGCACTGCAGCCGAGGTGCAGCAG GTCCTGAACCGCTATGCCTCCAGCCCACTCCTTCCCACACTGACTGCTCCACTGCTGCCCATCCCCTTCCCACTGGCAGCTGGGACCGGGAGAGACTGTGTACGCCTTCGAGGCCTGCCCTACACAGCCACCATCGAAGACATCCTAAGCTTTCTGGGGGAGGCAGCGGCTGACATTCGGCCCCACGGTGTGCACATGGTACTCAACCAGCAG GGTCGGCCATCGGGTGATGCCTTCATCCAGATGACATCAGCAGAGCGGGCCCTAGCTGCTGCTCAGCGTTGCCATAAGAAAGCAATGAAGGAACGCTATGTGGAGGTGGTCCCCTGCTCCACAGAGGAGATGAGCCATGTCCTGATGGGGGGCACCTTGGGTCGCAGTGGCATGTCCCCTCCACCCTGCAAACTGCCCT GCCTCTCACCGCCCACCTACGCCACCTTCCAGGCCACCCCAACACTCATTCCCACTGAGACAGCAGCTCTGTATCCCTCTTCAGCACTGCTCCCAGCTGCCAGGGTGCCCGCTGCCCCCACCCCGGTTGCCTACTACCCAGGGCCAGCCACTCAACTCTACATGAACTACACAGCTTACTACCCCAG CCCCCCAGTCTCCCCCACCACTGTGGGCTACCTCACCACGCCCCCTGCTGCCCTGGCCTCTGCTCCCACCTCAGTGTTGTCCCAGCCAGGAGCCCTGGTCCGTATGCAGGGTGTCCCATACACAGCTGGTATGAAGGATCTGCTCAGCGTCTTCCAGGCCTACCAG CTAGCCCCCGATGACTACACCAGTCTGATGCCTGTTGGTGACCCACCTCGCACTGTGCTACAGGCCCCCAAAGAATGGGTGTGTTTGTAG
- the ESRP2 gene encoding epithelial splicing regulatory protein 2 isoform X5, with protein MTPPPPQPPPSGTNPAADSAADPRPGPGPLVVLFGATAGALGPDLGSDETDLILLVWQVVEPRSRQVGTLHKSLVRAEAAALSPQCREASGLSADSLARAEPLDKVLQQFSQLVSGDVALLGGGPYMLCTDGQQLLRQVLHPEASRKNLVLPDTFFSFYDLRREFHVQHPSSRPARDLTVATMAQDLGLETDATEDDFGVWEVKTMVAVILHLLDGPSGQLFSKPEVVKQKYETGPCSKADVVDSETVVRARGLPWQSSDQDVARFFKGLNIARCGWVFGRAQMKSVGDSHAPHQGTSLEVARFLSREDQVILRLRGLPFSAGPADVLGFLGPECPVTGGAEGLLFVRHPDGRPTGDAFALFACEELAQAALRRHKGTLGKRYIELFRSTAAEVQQVLNRYASSPLLPTLTAPLLPIPFPLAAGTGRDCVRLRGLPYTATIEDILSFLGEAAADIRPHGVHMVLNQQGRPSGDAFIQMTSAERALAAAQRCHKKAMKERYVEVVPCSTEEMSHVLMGGTLGRSGMSPPPCKLPCLSPPTYATFQATPTLIPTETAALYPSSALLPAARVPAAPTPVAYYPGPATQLYMNYTAYYPSPPVSPTTVGYLTTPPAALASAPTSVLSQPGALVRMQGVPYTAGMKDLLSVFQAYQLAPDDYTSLMPVGDPPRTVLQAPKEWVCL; from the exons ATGACTCCGCCGCCACCCCAGCCACCGCCCTCAGGCACGAACCCCGCCGCAGACTCCGCTGCCGACCCCCGTCCCGGGCCTGGACCCCTGGTCGTACTGTTCGGGGCCACGGCGGGTGCGCTGGGGCCGGACCTGGGCTCCGACGAGACCGACTTAATCCTCCTAGTCTGGCAAGTGGTGGAGCCGCGGAGCCGCCAG GTGGGGACATTGCATAAGTCACTGGTGCGCGCCGAGGCGGCCGCACTGAGCCCGCAGTGCCGCGAGGCGAGCGGCCTGAGCGCCGACAGCCTGGCGCGGGCCGAGCCGCTGGACAAGGTGCTGCAGCAG TTCTCACAGCTGGTGAGCGGGGATGTGGCTTTGCTGGGCGGGGGCCCCTACATGCTCTGCACTGATGGGCAGCAGCTGCTGCGACAGGTCCTGCACCCTGAGGCCTCCAGGAAG AACCTGGTGCTCCCCGACACCTTCTTCTCCTTCTACGACCTCCGCAGAGAGTTCCACGTGCAGCACCCGAGCAGCCGCCCTGCCAGGGACCTCACTGTGGCCACCATGGCACAGG ACTTGGGGCTGGAGACAGATGCCACAGAGGACGATTTTGGGGTGTGGGAAGTGAAGACAATGGTAGCTGTCATCCTCCACCTGCTTGATGGACCCAGTG GTCAACTGTTTTCGAAGCCCGAAGTGGTAAAGCAGAAATATGAGACAGGGCCTTG CAGCAAGGCTGACGTGGTGGACAGCGAGACTGTGGTTCGGGCTCGCGGGCTGCCCTGGCAGTCATCAGACCAGGACGTGGCTAGATTCTTCAAAGGGCTCAATATTGCCAG GTGTGGGTGGGTATTTGGAAGGGCACAAATGAAGTCAGTAGGTGACTCCCACGCCCCTCACCAAGGCACTTCACTAGAGGTGGCTCGTTTCCTGTCACGGGAAGACCAAGTGATCCTGCGGCTGCGGGGACTGCCCTTCTCGGCTGGGCCAGCAGATGTGCTAGGCTTCCTGGGGCCAGAGTGCCCAGTGACTGGGGGTGCCGAAGGGCTGCTCTTTGTGCGCCACCCTGACGGCCGGCCCACTGGTGATGCCTTTGCCCTCTTCGCCTGTGAGGAGCTGGCACAGGCTGCATTACGCAGGCATAAGGGCACGCTGGGTAAGCGATACATTGAACTCTTCCGGAGCACTGCAGCCGAGGTGCAGCAG GTCCTGAACCGCTATGCCTCCAGCCCACTCCTTCCCACACTGACTGCTCCACTGCTGCCCATCCCCTTCCCACTGGCAGCTGGGACCGGGAGAGACTGTGTACGCCTTCGAGGCCTGCCCTACACAGCCACCATCGAAGACATCCTAAGCTTTCTGGGGGAGGCAGCGGCTGACATTCGGCCCCACGGTGTGCACATGGTACTCAACCAGCAG GGTCGGCCATCGGGTGATGCCTTCATCCAGATGACATCAGCAGAGCGGGCCCTAGCTGCTGCTCAGCGTTGCCATAAGAAAGCAATGAAGGAACGCTATGTGGAGGTGGTCCCCTGCTCCACAGAGGAGATGAGCCATGTCCTGATGGGGGGCACCTTGGGTCGCAGTGGCATGTCCCCTCCACCCTGCAAACTGCCCT GCCTCTCACCGCCCACCTACGCCACCTTCCAGGCCACCCCAACACTCATTCCCACTGAGACAGCAGCTCTGTATCCCTCTTCAGCACTGCTCCCAGCTGCCAGGGTGCCCGCTGCCCCCACCCCGGTTGCCTACTACCCAGGGCCAGCCACTCAACTCTACATGAACTACACAGCTTACTACCCCAG CCCCCCAGTCTCCCCCACCACTGTGGGCTACCTCACCACGCCCCCTGCTGCCCTGGCCTCTGCTCCCACCTCAGTGTTGTCCCAGCCAGGAGCCCTGGTCCGTATGCAGGGTGTCCCATACACAGCTGGTATGAAGGATCTGCTCAGCGTCTTCCAGGCCTACCAG CTAGCCCCCGATGACTACACCAGTCTGATGCCTGTTGGTGACCCACCTCGCACTGTGCTACAGGCCCCCAAAGAATGGGTGTGTTTGTAG
- the ESRP2 gene encoding epithelial splicing regulatory protein 2 isoform X4 produces the protein MTPPPPQPPPSGTNPAADSAADPRPGPGPLVVLFGATAGALGPDLGSDETDLILLVWQVVEPRSRQVGTLHKSLVRAEAAALSPQCREASGLSADSLARAEPLDKVLQQFSQLVSGDVALLGGGPYMLCTDGQQLLRQVLHPEASRKNLVLPDTFFSFYDLRREFHVQHPSSRPARDLTVATMAQDLGLETDATEDDFGVWEVKTMVAVILHLLDGPSGQLFSKPEVVKQKYETGPCSKADVVDSETVVRARGLPWQSSDQDVARFFKGLNIARGGVALCLNAQGRRNGEALIRFVDSEQRDLALQRHKHHMGVRYIEVYKATGEEFVKIAGGTSLEVARFLSREDQVILRLRGLPFSAGPADVLGFLGPECPVTGGAEGLLFVRHPDGRPTGDAFALFACEELAQAALRRHKGTLGKRYIELFRSTAAEVQQVLNRYASSPLLPTLTAPLLPIPFPLAAGTGRDCVRLRGLPYTATIEDILSFLGEAAADIRPHGVHMVLNQQGRPSGDAFIQMTSAERALAAAQRCHKKAMKERYVEVVPCSTEEMSHVLMGGTLGRSGMSPPPCKLPSLLPAARVPAAPTPVAYYPGPATQLYMNYTAYYPSPPVSPTTVGYLTTPPAALASAPTSVLSQPGALVRMQGVPYTAGMKDLLSVFQAYQLAPDDYTSLMPVGDPPRTVLQAPKEWVCL, from the exons ATGACTCCGCCGCCACCCCAGCCACCGCCCTCAGGCACGAACCCCGCCGCAGACTCCGCTGCCGACCCCCGTCCCGGGCCTGGACCCCTGGTCGTACTGTTCGGGGCCACGGCGGGTGCGCTGGGGCCGGACCTGGGCTCCGACGAGACCGACTTAATCCTCCTAGTCTGGCAAGTGGTGGAGCCGCGGAGCCGCCAG GTGGGGACATTGCATAAGTCACTGGTGCGCGCCGAGGCGGCCGCACTGAGCCCGCAGTGCCGCGAGGCGAGCGGCCTGAGCGCCGACAGCCTGGCGCGGGCCGAGCCGCTGGACAAGGTGCTGCAGCAG TTCTCACAGCTGGTGAGCGGGGATGTGGCTTTGCTGGGCGGGGGCCCCTACATGCTCTGCACTGATGGGCAGCAGCTGCTGCGACAGGTCCTGCACCCTGAGGCCTCCAGGAAG AACCTGGTGCTCCCCGACACCTTCTTCTCCTTCTACGACCTCCGCAGAGAGTTCCACGTGCAGCACCCGAGCAGCCGCCCTGCCAGGGACCTCACTGTGGCCACCATGGCACAGG ACTTGGGGCTGGAGACAGATGCCACAGAGGACGATTTTGGGGTGTGGGAAGTGAAGACAATGGTAGCTGTCATCCTCCACCTGCTTGATGGACCCAGTG GTCAACTGTTTTCGAAGCCCGAAGTGGTAAAGCAGAAATATGAGACAGGGCCTTG CAGCAAGGCTGACGTGGTGGACAGCGAGACTGTGGTTCGGGCTCGCGGGCTGCCCTGGCAGTCATCAGACCAGGACGTGGCTAGATTCTTCAAAGGGCTCAATATTGCCAG GGGTGGTGTAGCGCTGTGCCTCAATGCCCAGGGCCGCAGAAATGGTGAGGCCCTCATCCGTTTTGTGGACAGCGAGCAGCGGGACCTAGCACTGCAGAGACACAAGCACCACATGGGTGTCCGCTATATCGAG GTATATAAAGCAACAGGAGAGGAGTTTGTAAAGATCGCAGGGG GCACTTCACTAGAGGTGGCTCGTTTCCTGTCACGGGAAGACCAAGTGATCCTGCGGCTGCGGGGACTGCCCTTCTCGGCTGGGCCAGCAGATGTGCTAGGCTTCCTGGGGCCAGAGTGCCCAGTGACTGGGGGTGCCGAAGGGCTGCTCTTTGTGCGCCACCCTGACGGCCGGCCCACTGGTGATGCCTTTGCCCTCTTCGCCTGTGAGGAGCTGGCACAGGCTGCATTACGCAGGCATAAGGGCACGCTGGGTAAGCGATACATTGAACTCTTCCGGAGCACTGCAGCCGAGGTGCAGCAG GTCCTGAACCGCTATGCCTCCAGCCCACTCCTTCCCACACTGACTGCTCCACTGCTGCCCATCCCCTTCCCACTGGCAGCTGGGACCGGGAGAGACTGTGTACGCCTTCGAGGCCTGCCCTACACAGCCACCATCGAAGACATCCTAAGCTTTCTGGGGGAGGCAGCGGCTGACATTCGGCCCCACGGTGTGCACATGGTACTCAACCAGCAG GGTCGGCCATCGGGTGATGCCTTCATCCAGATGACATCAGCAGAGCGGGCCCTAGCTGCTGCTCAGCGTTGCCATAAGAAAGCAATGAAGGAACGCTATGTGGAGGTGGTCCCCTGCTCCACAGAGGAGATGAGCCATGTCCTGATGGGGGGCACCTTGGGTCGCAGTGGCATGTCCCCTCCACCCTGCAAACTGCCCT CACTGCTCCCAGCTGCCAGGGTGCCCGCTGCCCCCACCCCGGTTGCCTACTACCCAGGGCCAGCCACTCAACTCTACATGAACTACACAGCTTACTACCCCAG CCCCCCAGTCTCCCCCACCACTGTGGGCTACCTCACCACGCCCCCTGCTGCCCTGGCCTCTGCTCCCACCTCAGTGTTGTCCCAGCCAGGAGCCCTGGTCCGTATGCAGGGTGTCCCATACACAGCTGGTATGAAGGATCTGCTCAGCGTCTTCCAGGCCTACCAG CTAGCCCCCGATGACTACACCAGTCTGATGCCTGTTGGTGACCCACCTCGCACTGTGCTACAGGCCCCCAAAGAATGGGTGTGTTTGTAG
- the ESRP2 gene encoding epithelial splicing regulatory protein 2 isoform X2, translating to MTPPPPQPPPSGTNPAADSAADPRPGPGPLVVLFGATAGALGPDLGSDETDLILLVWQVVEPRSRQVGTLHKSLVRAEAAALSPQCREASGLSADSLARAEPLDKVLQQFSQLVSGDVALLGGGPYMLCTDGQQLLRQVLHPEASRKNLVLPDTFFSFYDLRREFHVQHPSSRPARDLTVATMAQDLGLETDATEDDFGVWEVKTMVAVILHLLDGPSGQLFSKPEVVKQKYETGPCKADVVDSETVVRARGLPWQSSDQDVARFFKGLNIARGGVALCLNAQGRRNGEALIRFVDSEQRDLALQRHKHHMGVRYIEVYKATGEEFVKIAGGTSLEVARFLSREDQVILRLRGLPFSAGPADVLGFLGPECPVTGGAEGLLFVRHPDGRPTGDAFALFACEELAQAALRRHKGTLGKRYIELFRSTAAEVQQVLNRYASSPLLPTLTAPLLPIPFPLAAGTGRDCVRLRGLPYTATIEDILSFLGEAAADIRPHGVHMVLNQQGRPSGDAFIQMTSAERALAAAQRCHKKAMKERYVEVVPCSTEEMSHVLMGGTLGRSGMSPPPCKLPCLSPPTYATFQATPTLIPTETAALYPSSALLPAARVPAAPTPVAYYPGPATQLYMNYTAYYPSPPVSPTTVGYLTTPPAALASAPTSVLSQPGALVRMQGVPYTAGMKDLLSVFQAYQLAPDDYTSLMPVGDPPRTVLQAPKEWVCL from the exons ATGACTCCGCCGCCACCCCAGCCACCGCCCTCAGGCACGAACCCCGCCGCAGACTCCGCTGCCGACCCCCGTCCCGGGCCTGGACCCCTGGTCGTACTGTTCGGGGCCACGGCGGGTGCGCTGGGGCCGGACCTGGGCTCCGACGAGACCGACTTAATCCTCCTAGTCTGGCAAGTGGTGGAGCCGCGGAGCCGCCAG GTGGGGACATTGCATAAGTCACTGGTGCGCGCCGAGGCGGCCGCACTGAGCCCGCAGTGCCGCGAGGCGAGCGGCCTGAGCGCCGACAGCCTGGCGCGGGCCGAGCCGCTGGACAAGGTGCTGCAGCAG TTCTCACAGCTGGTGAGCGGGGATGTGGCTTTGCTGGGCGGGGGCCCCTACATGCTCTGCACTGATGGGCAGCAGCTGCTGCGACAGGTCCTGCACCCTGAGGCCTCCAGGAAG AACCTGGTGCTCCCCGACACCTTCTTCTCCTTCTACGACCTCCGCAGAGAGTTCCACGTGCAGCACCCGAGCAGCCGCCCTGCCAGGGACCTCACTGTGGCCACCATGGCACAGG ACTTGGGGCTGGAGACAGATGCCACAGAGGACGATTTTGGGGTGTGGGAAGTGAAGACAATGGTAGCTGTCATCCTCCACCTGCTTGATGGACCCAGTG GTCAACTGTTTTCGAAGCCCGAAGTGGTAAAGCAGAAATATGAGACAGGGCCTTG CAAGGCTGACGTGGTGGACAGCGAGACTGTGGTTCGGGCTCGCGGGCTGCCCTGGCAGTCATCAGACCAGGACGTGGCTAGATTCTTCAAAGGGCTCAATATTGCCAG GGGTGGTGTAGCGCTGTGCCTCAATGCCCAGGGCCGCAGAAATGGTGAGGCCCTCATCCGTTTTGTGGACAGCGAGCAGCGGGACCTAGCACTGCAGAGACACAAGCACCACATGGGTGTCCGCTATATCGAG GTATATAAAGCAACAGGAGAGGAGTTTGTAAAGATCGCAGGGG GCACTTCACTAGAGGTGGCTCGTTTCCTGTCACGGGAAGACCAAGTGATCCTGCGGCTGCGGGGACTGCCCTTCTCGGCTGGGCCAGCAGATGTGCTAGGCTTCCTGGGGCCAGAGTGCCCAGTGACTGGGGGTGCCGAAGGGCTGCTCTTTGTGCGCCACCCTGACGGCCGGCCCACTGGTGATGCCTTTGCCCTCTTCGCCTGTGAGGAGCTGGCACAGGCTGCATTACGCAGGCATAAGGGCACGCTGGGTAAGCGATACATTGAACTCTTCCGGAGCACTGCAGCCGAGGTGCAGCAG GTCCTGAACCGCTATGCCTCCAGCCCACTCCTTCCCACACTGACTGCTCCACTGCTGCCCATCCCCTTCCCACTGGCAGCTGGGACCGGGAGAGACTGTGTACGCCTTCGAGGCCTGCCCTACACAGCCACCATCGAAGACATCCTAAGCTTTCTGGGGGAGGCAGCGGCTGACATTCGGCCCCACGGTGTGCACATGGTACTCAACCAGCAG GGTCGGCCATCGGGTGATGCCTTCATCCAGATGACATCAGCAGAGCGGGCCCTAGCTGCTGCTCAGCGTTGCCATAAGAAAGCAATGAAGGAACGCTATGTGGAGGTGGTCCCCTGCTCCACAGAGGAGATGAGCCATGTCCTGATGGGGGGCACCTTGGGTCGCAGTGGCATGTCCCCTCCACCCTGCAAACTGCCCT GCCTCTCACCGCCCACCTACGCCACCTTCCAGGCCACCCCAACACTCATTCCCACTGAGACAGCAGCTCTGTATCCCTCTTCAGCACTGCTCCCAGCTGCCAGGGTGCCCGCTGCCCCCACCCCGGTTGCCTACTACCCAGGGCCAGCCACTCAACTCTACATGAACTACACAGCTTACTACCCCAG CCCCCCAGTCTCCCCCACCACTGTGGGCTACCTCACCACGCCCCCTGCTGCCCTGGCCTCTGCTCCCACCTCAGTGTTGTCCCAGCCAGGAGCCCTGGTCCGTATGCAGGGTGTCCCATACACAGCTGGTATGAAGGATCTGCTCAGCGTCTTCCAGGCCTACCAG CTAGCCCCCGATGACTACACCAGTCTGATGCCTGTTGGTGACCCACCTCGCACTGTGCTACAGGCCCCCAAAGAATGGGTGTGTTTGTAG
- the ESRP2 gene encoding epithelial splicing regulatory protein 2 isoform X3, whose translation MTPPPPQPPPSGTNPAADSAADPRPGPGPLVVLFGATAGALGPDLGSDETDLILLVWQVVEPRSRQVGTLHKSLVRAEAAALSPQCREASGLSADSLARAEPLDKVLQQFSQLVSGDVALLGGGPYMLCTDGQQLLRQVLHPEASRKNLVLPDTFFSFYDLRREFHVQHPSSRPARDLTVATMAQDLGLETDATEDDFGVWEVKTMVAVILHLLDGPSGQLFSKPEVVKQKYETGPCSKADVVDSETVVRARGLPWQSSDQDVARFFKGLNIARGGVALCLNAQGRRNGEALIRFVDSEQRDLALQRHKHHMGVRYIEVYKATGEEFVKIAGGTSLEVARFLSREDQVILRLRGLPFSAGPADVLGFLGPECPVTGGAEGLLFVRHPDGRPTGDAFALFACEELAQAALRRHKGTLGKRYIELFRSTAAEVQQVLNRYASSPLLPTLTAPLLPIPFPLAAGTGRDCVRLRGLPYTATIEDILSFLGEAAADIRPHGVHMVLNQQGRPSGDAFIQMTSAERALAAAQRCHKKAMKERYVEVVPCSTEEMSHVLMGGTLGRSGMSPPPCKLPCLSPPTYATFQATPTLIPTETAALYPSSALLPAARVPAAPTPVAYYPGPATQLYMNYTAYYPSPPVSPTTVGYLTTPPAALASAPTSVLSQPGALVRMQGVPYTAGMKDLLSVFQAYQIKAVLEVCS comes from the exons ATGACTCCGCCGCCACCCCAGCCACCGCCCTCAGGCACGAACCCCGCCGCAGACTCCGCTGCCGACCCCCGTCCCGGGCCTGGACCCCTGGTCGTACTGTTCGGGGCCACGGCGGGTGCGCTGGGGCCGGACCTGGGCTCCGACGAGACCGACTTAATCCTCCTAGTCTGGCAAGTGGTGGAGCCGCGGAGCCGCCAG GTGGGGACATTGCATAAGTCACTGGTGCGCGCCGAGGCGGCCGCACTGAGCCCGCAGTGCCGCGAGGCGAGCGGCCTGAGCGCCGACAGCCTGGCGCGGGCCGAGCCGCTGGACAAGGTGCTGCAGCAG TTCTCACAGCTGGTGAGCGGGGATGTGGCTTTGCTGGGCGGGGGCCCCTACATGCTCTGCACTGATGGGCAGCAGCTGCTGCGACAGGTCCTGCACCCTGAGGCCTCCAGGAAG AACCTGGTGCTCCCCGACACCTTCTTCTCCTTCTACGACCTCCGCAGAGAGTTCCACGTGCAGCACCCGAGCAGCCGCCCTGCCAGGGACCTCACTGTGGCCACCATGGCACAGG ACTTGGGGCTGGAGACAGATGCCACAGAGGACGATTTTGGGGTGTGGGAAGTGAAGACAATGGTAGCTGTCATCCTCCACCTGCTTGATGGACCCAGTG GTCAACTGTTTTCGAAGCCCGAAGTGGTAAAGCAGAAATATGAGACAGGGCCTTG CAGCAAGGCTGACGTGGTGGACAGCGAGACTGTGGTTCGGGCTCGCGGGCTGCCCTGGCAGTCATCAGACCAGGACGTGGCTAGATTCTTCAAAGGGCTCAATATTGCCAG GGGTGGTGTAGCGCTGTGCCTCAATGCCCAGGGCCGCAGAAATGGTGAGGCCCTCATCCGTTTTGTGGACAGCGAGCAGCGGGACCTAGCACTGCAGAGACACAAGCACCACATGGGTGTCCGCTATATCGAG GTATATAAAGCAACAGGAGAGGAGTTTGTAAAGATCGCAGGGG GCACTTCACTAGAGGTGGCTCGTTTCCTGTCACGGGAAGACCAAGTGATCCTGCGGCTGCGGGGACTGCCCTTCTCGGCTGGGCCAGCAGATGTGCTAGGCTTCCTGGGGCCAGAGTGCCCAGTGACTGGGGGTGCCGAAGGGCTGCTCTTTGTGCGCCACCCTGACGGCCGGCCCACTGGTGATGCCTTTGCCCTCTTCGCCTGTGAGGAGCTGGCACAGGCTGCATTACGCAGGCATAAGGGCACGCTGGGTAAGCGATACATTGAACTCTTCCGGAGCACTGCAGCCGAGGTGCAGCAG GTCCTGAACCGCTATGCCTCCAGCCCACTCCTTCCCACACTGACTGCTCCACTGCTGCCCATCCCCTTCCCACTGGCAGCTGGGACCGGGAGAGACTGTGTACGCCTTCGAGGCCTGCCCTACACAGCCACCATCGAAGACATCCTAAGCTTTCTGGGGGAGGCAGCGGCTGACATTCGGCCCCACGGTGTGCACATGGTACTCAACCAGCAG GGTCGGCCATCGGGTGATGCCTTCATCCAGATGACATCAGCAGAGCGGGCCCTAGCTGCTGCTCAGCGTTGCCATAAGAAAGCAATGAAGGAACGCTATGTGGAGGTGGTCCCCTGCTCCACAGAGGAGATGAGCCATGTCCTGATGGGGGGCACCTTGGGTCGCAGTGGCATGTCCCCTCCACCCTGCAAACTGCCCT GCCTCTCACCGCCCACCTACGCCACCTTCCAGGCCACCCCAACACTCATTCCCACTGAGACAGCAGCTCTGTATCCCTCTTCAGCACTGCTCCCAGCTGCCAGGGTGCCCGCTGCCCCCACCCCGGTTGCCTACTACCCAGGGCCAGCCACTCAACTCTACATGAACTACACAGCTTACTACCCCAG CCCCCCAGTCTCCCCCACCACTGTGGGCTACCTCACCACGCCCCCTGCTGCCCTGGCCTCTGCTCCCACCTCAGTGTTGTCCCAGCCAGGAGCCCTGGTCCGTATGCAGGGTGTCCCATACACAGCTGGTATGAAGGATCTGCTCAGCGTCTTCCAGGCCTACCAG